A part of Pseudoliparis swirei isolate HS2019 ecotype Mariana Trench chromosome 8, NWPU_hadal_v1, whole genome shotgun sequence genomic DNA contains:
- the LOC130198608 gene encoding patched domain-containing protein 3, protein MARLRTNCIERPLRMCYEMLGHFIGSHPWWFLIAPLVLSAGLGSGFYLLEDRTSNDIEEQFTPLDGQAKLERKYIQETFPRNDSMFSRLRLSTDGNYATLIATSDRNILTVDSLQHILDLDFRVRSMIVYFDNRSFEYADICAEVMGSCTSNDILDIIEYSANNIDTVNLTYPWYYSDSKNIPLYLSLGSVKTYEESSVVESSEALQVHYYLREDNKTKTDLWLESFINLVSNKSSTSIQVSYSTSMSMQWEFRKTPASVIYLFSITYATAITFSIISCWRLDNVRTKVWVASCGVLSTGLAVLSGFGALLLLDQPFVMTVASCPFMILGIGLDDMFIMISCWQRTRVLDSVPDRLADAYKDAAVSISITTVTDALALFLGYSSPFGSVRSFCLYSGVSICFCYLYSITFLGACLALNGQREAENKHWFTCAKIPEDVPCRGSKAFRVCCVGGNYDRVTEKEETEPLSFMFERFYGPFLTHKCIKACVFVFYAGYLAVSVYGCFILKEGFDIGNLALDDSYIVEYYNNQRQHFSEYRYNLMVAVKHPLRYWDEDEQKLLRSCISSFESLNFVNGTFGWFLSFLQYANATNLNIGSQEAFRTHLLHFLDRNSMFKQDINFTADYKIQASRFFVQTLSNTTTKDLMIGLRKAAEESPVELLVYHPAFIYFDQYTVIMDNTIQTILVAVIVMLVVSLLLIPSPLCSLWVAFAMCSVLVGVTGFMALWGVNLDCISMIHLVMCIGFSVDFSAHISYSFVSSSKIDANEKAIDALAHLGYPILQGALSTILGVVVLSMSGSYIFRTFFKIVFLVISFGLLHGLVFIPVFLTLVGSRGAWC, encoded by the exons ATGGCCAGACTCCGCACAAATTGCATAGAGAGACCTCTACGCATGTGCTATGAGATGTTGGGTCATTTTATTGGTTCCCATCCCTGGTGGTTCTTGATCGCCCCACTTGTTCTCTCGGCAGGTCTGGGGAGCGGATTTTATCTCCTGGAGGACAGAACGTCGAACGATATCGAGGAGCAGTTCACACCACTCGATGGACAAGCCAAGCTGGAGAGGAAATATATCCAAGAAACTTTCCCAAGAAACGATTCCATGTTTTCACGTTTAAGACTGAGCACGGATGGGAATTATGCAACTCTCATAGCTACGAGTGACCGGAATATTCTGACTGTGGATTCACTCCAGCACATTCTAGACTTGGACTTTAGAGTTCGGAGTATGATAGTGTATTTTGACAACCGATCATTTGAATATGCTGATATTTGTGCTGAGGTGATGGGATCCTGCACCTCCAATGACATTTTAGATATTATTGAATACAGTGCCAACAATATAGATACTGTAAATTTGACATATCCGTGGTATTACTCCGATTCTAAGAATATTCCTTTATATTTAAGTCTTGGGAGTGTGAAGACGTACGAGGAGAGCTCAGTGGTTGAAAGTTCTGAAGCCTTACAGGTCCATTACTATTTACGTGAggacaacaaaacaaagacCGACCTTTGGTTGGAAAGCTTCATCAATCTGGTCTCAAACAAATCATCAACGTCCATTCAG GTGTCTTACTCCACCTCCATGTCAATGCAGTGGGAATTTAGAAAAACTCCCGCATCCGTCATCTATTTATTCTCCATCACCTACGCCACTGCCATCACATTTTCAATCATTTCATGTTGGAG GTTGGATAATGTGAGGACAAAGGTGTGGGTGGCGTCCTGCGGGGTGCTCTCCACGGGTCTGGCCGTCCTGAGTGGTTTTGGTGCGCTGCTGTTGCTGGATCAACCTTTTGTCATGACAGTGGCCTCCTGTCCTTTCATGATATTAG GTATTGGACTGGATGATATGTTCATCATGATCTCTTGCTGGCAGAGGACCCGCGTTCTGGACAGCGTCCCCGACCGGCTGGCCGACGCCTACAAGGATGCTGccgtctccatctccatcaccaCGGTGACCGACGCTCTGGCTCTCTTCCTGGGCTACAGCTCGCCCTTCGGCTCAGTGCGGTCCTTCTGCCTGTACTCTGGGGTTTCTATTTGCTTCTGCTATCTGTACAGCATCACATTCCTGGGGGCGTGTCTGGCTTTGAatggacagagagaggcagagaacaAGCACTGGTTCACCTGTGCCAAAATCCCAGAAGATGTACCATGTCGAGGTTCAAAAGCCTTCCGCGTGTGCTGTGTTGGGGGGAACTACGATAGGGTCACTGAGAAAGAGGAAACTGAGCCCCTGAGTTTCATGTTCGAGCGCTTCTATGGCCCATTTCTGACCCACAAGTGCATAAAAgcttgtgtttttgtcttttacGCAGGCTATTTAGCTGTTAGTGTCTacggttgttttattttaaaggaagGATTCGACATTGGGAATCTGGCTTTGGATGATTCCTACATCGTCGAATACTACAACAATCAAAGGCAACACTTCTCTGAATATCGCTATAACTTGATGGTAGCAGTGAAGCATCCCCTGCGGTACTGGGATGAAGATGAACAGAAGCTTTTGCGTTCATGCATTTCAAGTTTTGAGAGTTTAAACTTTGTGAATGGGACTTTTGGttggtttctttcctttctacAATATGCAAATGCAACCAATCTCAATATAGGTTCTCAAGAGGCTTTCCGAACACATCTGCTACATTTCTTAGACCGTAATTCCATGTTCAAACAAGACATCAACTTCACTGCAGACTATAAGATTCAGGCTTCTCGCTTTTTTGTTCAGACGCTGAGCAACACAACAACGAAGGACTTGATGATTGGACTGAGAAAAGCAGCAGAGGAAAGTCCAGTAGAGCTCCTGGTGTACCACCCTGCTTTCATCTACTTTGACCAGTACACCGTCATCATGGACAACACCATTCAAACTATCCTGGTGGCCGTGATTGTGATGCTGGTCGTCTCGCTTCTCCTGATACCCAGTCCTCTGTGTTCCCTGTGGGTGGCTTTTGCCATGTGCTCAGTCCTGGTTGGTGTGACAGGCTTCATGGCGCTGTGGGGCGTAAACCTGGACTGCATCTCCATGATCCACCTGGTCATGTGCATTGGCTTTTCTGTGGACTTCTCAGCACATATTTCTTACTCTTTTGTCTCCAGCTCCAAGATTGATGCCAATGAGAAAGCGATTGATGCTTTGGCTCATTTAGGCTATCCAATCCTGCAAGGAGCATTGTCCACTATTTTAGGGGTGGTGGTGCTGTCCATGTCTGGGAGTTACATCTTTAGGACGTTCTTCAAGATTGTGTTTCTTGTGATTTCATTTGGGCTGCTCCACGGCTTAGTGTTCATTCCAGTGTTTCTGACCCTGGTTGGGTCCCGTGGGGCGTGGTGTTAA
- the LOC130197824 gene encoding ras-related protein Rab-18-B, with protein MDDDVLTTLKLLIIGESGVGKSSLLLRFTEDTFDPEQSATIGVDFKVKTLAIDGNKAKLAIWDTAGQERFRTLTPSYYRGAQGVILVYDVTKRETFTKLENWLNELETYTTRNDVVKMLVGNKIDRDDHEVERNEGLKFARKHSMLFIEASAKTKDGVQCAFEELVEKILQTPGLWESETQGQRVRLGDQEPGSGRACGGYCSIP; from the exons ATGGACGACGACGTGTTGACGACTCTGAAGCTGTTGATAATTGGCGAAAGCGGAGTGGGAAAGTccag TCTCCTCCTGaggtttactgaagacacctttgaCCCAGAGCAGTCTGCGACTATAG GTGTGGATTTCAAAGTGAAGACACTCGCAATAGATGGGAACAAAGCAAAACTCGCCATATGG GACACAGCCGGACAGGAAAGGTTTCGCACCCTGACGCCCAGCTACTACCGCGGGGCACAAGGAGTCATACTCG TATATGACGTCACAAAGCGTGAGACTTTCACTAAGCTCGAAAATTGGCTGAATGAACTGGAAACCTACACGACACGCAACGACGTTGTAAAGATGCTCGTTGGGAACAAAATCGATCGG gacGACCATGAAGTGGAGAGAAATGAGGGGCTGAAATTTGCTCGGAAACACTCCATGCTTTTTATTG AGGCCAGTGCAAAGACCAAAGATGGCGTCCAGTGTGCCTTTGAGGAGCTTGTGGAGAAGATCCTCCAGACTCCGGGGCTTTGGGAGAGTGAAACCCAGGGTCAGAGGGTCCGCCTGGGGGACCAGGAGCCGGGCAGTGGCAGGGCATGTGGAGGCTACTGTTCCATACCCTGA